A DNA window from bacterium BMS3Abin08 contains the following coding sequences:
- a CDS encoding GYD domain protein, which produces MGYYVILSTLTDEGRKTLKENPERIIEVNRELETMGVKVKEQFAVLGPYDFVNIVEAPDNETVMKMSVEIGARGTVQLLSLPAIPAEELISKLR; this is translated from the coding sequence ATGGGCTACTATGTTATCCTCAGCACATTAACCGATGAGGGAAGGAAGACCCTCAAGGAAAACCCTGAAAGGATCATTGAAGTCAACAGGGAACTTGAAACAATGGGCGTCAAGGTAAAGGAGCAGTTTGCGGTTCTCGGTCCATACGATTTTGTAAACATCGTGGAGGCGCCCGATAATGAAACCGTAATGAAGATGTCGGTGGAGATCGGCGCAAGGGGAACCGTGCAGTTACTAAGTCTGCCGGCGATACCGGCAGAAGAGTTGATCAGTAAACTGAGATAA